CACGGGCTGAGGTCGAGTCCGCACTGCTCGAAGCGTTCGCCGAGGAAGTTCAGTGCGTTCTTGTACATGACCTTTTCCATGATTCCCGGACGCAGGTCGAGCTCTTCCCACTCTTTGAGTATTTCGCTGAGTTTGAAGACTCCCCACTCGGAGCCGAAGATGAATTTGTCCTGCAGGCGGCGGTTCATCTCGTAGAGCATGCACTGCGGGAAGTACTTGGGCCACATGCCGGAGGTCTCGCGCATGACGTTGGTCTTGTGCATGGCGACGTGGTTGATGACTTCGGGCCACGGCTCTCCGACGTGGAGCGCGATTATCTTGAGGCGCGGGAACTCGGCCGCGACTTCATCGACGTCGAGCGGCTGGCAGTAGGTCATGCTGTAGAGGCCGTCGCCGCCGGGCGCGCCGCTGCCCATGCCGGTGTATCCGATGTGGAACTGCACCGGGGCGCCGAGCTGCTGGCAGAGGTCCCATAGCGGGAAGAAGCGGCGGTCGTTGACGCGGAATTTCTGCGTGCACTGCTGGAACTTGAGCCCTATGAGCTTAAGGTCTACGAGCGCGTGCTCCGCGGCGTGAAGGGCCTGCTGTCCCTGCCACGGGTCTACCGAGCCCCACGCTCCGAAGAAGGAGTCGGGGAACTGCTGCCAGAGGTTGTAGACGAACTCGTTGCTCGTCGGAGGCTCGCCCATTCCGCTCGTCGCGTCCCACGCGACGGGCTGCATTTTGACGCCGTGGGTCTTGGCGTCGTTCGCCATTACCTCCGGCCCGGTCTCGTCGAACTCTGCCTTGAGGTCTTCGAGGGTGGCGTTGCCGGATTTGCCGCGCCAGTGGGGCTGCGTGTACTTTCTCGATGCGAGCATCGCTTTCATTGCCGGCGGGTATCCTCCGCGGATGAACGGATGCGCGTGTATGTCTATTATCTGAAATCCTCTTTCGTCAGGGGTTTTCGGGGTTCTGTCTCCCGCTGCGATTGCCATTCTATGACTCTCCTTTCAAATCAAAAAACCGGCGCGAGGCCGATACCGTGTTCTATTTTAACGGAACCGCGCGACGTCTGCGTCGCGCTTTTCGGCGAAGGCTTTGCCGCATTCCTTCGCCTCGTCCGTGCCGAAGTACATGCCGAGCGCGACGCCGGCCATCGACTGTATGCCCCATATCGAGGCGCTGTCGGCGTTGAAGGACGCCTTGAGCGCGGCGAGGGCCGTCGGGCTGTGCTTGACGATGGTATCGACCCATTTGTCGGTCTCTTCCATCAGTTTGTCGGGCTCGACGACGGCGTTTACGAGGCCCATCTGCAGGCATTCCTCGGCCGTGTATTTTTTGCAGAGATACCAGAATTCACGGGCCTTCTTCTCGCCGACTATGCGGGCGAGGTAAGCGCTGCCGTATCCCGCGTCGAAGGTGCCGACTTTCGGGCCGACCTGTCCGAACTTCGCGGAGGACGAGGCTATCGTGAGGTCGCAGACGACCTGGATCACGTGCCCGCCGCCTATCGCGTAGCCGTTGACCGCCGCTATGACGGGCTTCGGTATCGTGCGTATCGTGTGCAGGAGCTGCGTGAAAAGGCTCGGCATAGGCAGTTTCTCGATGGGCAGGGCGTCGGCGTCGGTCTCGGCGGGCGTTCCGCCTATCGTGAAGGCGCGCGTACCGGCCCCGGTCAGTATGACCGCCCCGACCTCCTTGTCCGTCCACGCGCTCTGGAGAGCCGTTATCATCTCGTGCAGAGTGCGGTTGGTGAACATGTTCATGCAGTCGGGCCTGTTTATAGTGATTCTCGCCCTGTCGTTATATTTTTCGTACAGTATGTCCTGGAATTCCATAGCTGTGCGGGCCTCCTTCGCTGTAGACGATTCGGTCTCTATTGCTCTCTCCGGCCCCGCTCCGGCTGCGCTGGCCGCGGGGCTGCTCCCTTATAAGCTGTGCACCGGCGCGAGGCCGGCGCACAGGATGTGTGGAGTGTATGGAGAAGTTACACTCTGATTATGAACGCTTCGCTTTCGCCGACTCCGCCGCATATCGTGCAGAGTCCGTATCCGCCGCCGCGGCGCTGGAGCTCGTAGGCCATCGTCATGACGAGGCGTCCGCCGGTGGCTCCGGTCGGGTGTCCGATCGCTATCGCTCCGCCGTTGATGTTGGTCTTGGCGCGGATGGCTTCGACCTTCGCTGGGTCGCTGTCGCCGAGGTATATCGTCGAGGCGAGCGGCATGACGGCGAAGGCTTCATTGATTTCGATGACGTCCATCTGGTCGATGGTCATTCCGGCCTTGTCGAGCGCTTTCTTCGCAGCGAAGGCGGGGATGGTCGCGATGTACTTCGGATGTCCCGAGGCCTGCGCGTGGGAGACTATCGTCGCAAGCGGCTTGATGCCGCGGCGCTTTGCTTCGCTCTCGGCCATGAGGACGAGGGCGCTGGCTCCGGTGTTGAGTCCCGGGGCGTTGCCCGCGGTGACGGTCGGGCTCTGGTTGACGGTCTTGAGCTTCGCAAGGCCTTCGAGCGTCGTGTCGGGGCGCGGCTGCTGGTCGTCGGTGATGACTATGTCGCCTTTCTTCGTGTGGACGGTGTAGGGCTTTATCTC
The sequence above is drawn from the Cloacibacillus sp. An23 genome and encodes:
- a CDS encoding thiolase family protein is translated as MENVVIVSAVRTPFDKFGGVMKNENTVALGSFVVKEAMERAAVDPADVEETYIGINMPTANRSIARQISLASGMPPEANSTTVDRACCSSMVAIAMAKRAIELGDAKITVGGGSENMSNVPYFLEDLRWGKRMGDVVLKDIMIVSCPYTGEPRAKQAGDVALELGISREMQDEWAYRSQMYYQEAFKAGKFKDEIKPYTVHTKKGDIVITDDQQPRPDTTLEGLAKLKTVNQSPTVTAGNAPGLNTGASALVLMAESEAKRRGIKPLATIVSHAQASGHPKYIATIPAFAAKKALDKAGMTIDQMDVIEINEAFAVMPLASTIYLGDSDPAKVEAIRAKTNINGGAIAIGHPTGATGGRLVMTMAYELQRRGGGYGLCTICGGVGESEAFIIRV
- a CDS encoding enoyl-CoA hydratase-related protein, translating into MEFQDILYEKYNDRARITINRPDCMNMFTNRTLHEMITALQSAWTDKEVGAVILTGAGTRAFTIGGTPAETDADALPIEKLPMPSLFTQLLHTIRTIPKPVIAAVNGYAIGGGHVIQVVCDLTIASSSAKFGQVGPKVGTFDAGYGSAYLARIVGEKKAREFWYLCKKYTAEECLQMGLVNAVVEPDKLMEETDKWVDTIVKHSPTALAALKASFNADSASIWGIQSMAGVALGMYFGTDEAKECGKAFAEKRDADVARFR
- a CDS encoding amidohydrolase family protein, with the translated sequence MAIAAGDRTPKTPDERGFQIIDIHAHPFIRGGYPPAMKAMLASRKYTQPHWRGKSGNATLEDLKAEFDETGPEVMANDAKTHGVKMQPVAWDATSGMGEPPTSNEFVYNLWQQFPDSFFGAWGSVDPWQGQQALHAAEHALVDLKLIGLKFQQCTQKFRVNDRRFFPLWDLCQQLGAPVQFHIGYTGMGSGAPGGDGLYSMTYCQPLDVDEVAAEFPRLKIIALHVGEPWPEVINHVAMHKTNVMRETSGMWPKYFPQCMLYEMNRRLQDKFIFGSEWGVFKLSEILKEWEELDLRPGIMEKVMYKNALNFLGERFEQCGLDLSPWKGLM